A window of the Erpetoichthys calabaricus chromosome 10, fErpCal1.3, whole genome shotgun sequence genome harbors these coding sequences:
- the dusp12 gene encoding dual specificity protein phosphatase 12, with the protein MITVLPRLFLGGAADVSEPRTLSESGITHVLTVDAEEPRLADSFKTKFVFALDESCTDLLSFLDECIQFISDALSLETNNVLVHCHAGVSRSAAVIIAFMMKTCKLTLKDAHVRLENIKTDIRVNDEFLHQLELFESMDCNIDISNPIYKQYRLQKVTQKYPELQNLPREYFAVDPTATTETQFNEVIYKCRKCRRSLFRNSSILNHISGSEPAAFVHKRMNPINIQTVGKEQNRCTSYFIEPVQWMEPALLGVMDGQLLCPKCSSKLGSFNWYGEQCSCGRWITPAFQIHKTRVDELKKIALPSMKLGNS; encoded by the exons ATGATCACCGTGCTGCCTCGACTCTTTCTTGGAGGCGCCGCAGATGTGTCGGAGCCTCGGACGTTGTCAGAGTCGGGGATCACGCACGTCCTAACCGTTGATGCAGAAGAACCACGCCTGGCTgattcttttaaaacaaagttcGTTTTTGCCCTGGATGAGTCCTGCACGGATTTACTCAGCTTCTTGGACGAATGCATTCAGTTCATCAGTGACGCGTTGTCATTGGAGACAAATAACGTGCTGGTGCATTG tcatgCTGGAGTAAGTCGAAGTGCAGCAGTCATAATTGCATTCATGATGAAAACATGTAAATTGACACTGAAGGATGCACATGTTAGGCttgaaaacattaaaacagatatcAG AGTTAATGACGAATTTTTGCATCAGCTAGAACTTTTTGAATCGATGGACTGTAACATAGATATTTCAAATCCAATATATAAACAATACCGCCTTCAGAAGGTAACGCAGAAGTATCCAG AACTTCAGAACTTGCCAAGAGAGTATTTTGCTGTTGATCCCACGGCTACAACAGAGACACAATTTAATGAAGTAATCTATAAATGCAGAAAATGCAG ACGTTCTTTATTTCGAAATTCAAGTATTCTAAACCACATATCTGGATCTGAACCAGCAGCATTTGTTCACAAAAGAATGAACCCTATAAATATTCAAACAGTTGGAAAGGAGCAGAATCGGTGCACATCTTATTTTATTGAGCCGGTTCAGTGGATGGAGCCAGCACTACTTGGAGTTATGGATGGTCAG cTCCTGTGTCCAAAATGCAGTTCCAAGCTGGGTTCCTTTAATTGGTATGGAGAGCAGTGTTCATGTGGTCGATGGATTACACCAGCTTTTCAAATTCATAAAACAAGAGTAGATGAATTGAAGAAGATTGCATTGCCTTCAATGAAACTGGGAAACAGTTAA